From the Sinorhizobium garamanticum genome, one window contains:
- a CDS encoding type I secretion system permease/ATPase, whose translation MPKSRAASNRKSIEPADALRDCRAAFIGVGIASALVNVLYLTGSFFMLEVYDRVLPSRSIPSLVALSFLALLLYGFQGAFELIRGRMLVRIAGALDETMSGRIYRALVKAPLKLRIQGDGLQALRDFDQVRSFLSGAGPAALFDLPWLPFYIAICFLFHPVIGYIAIGGGLILTLLTYLTNSGTQAPAKKAAEAGGMRNAFAQASQRNAEVVQAMGMAGRMTDLWERRNEEFRLENRRTSDIGNGYGAVSKVFRMALQSGVLAAGAVLVIKGQASPGIIIAGSILTARALAPVELAIGNWRGLVSARQSWQRLKELLKALPEAEAPLALPAPRDRLSVEGLASGPPAAQRLIFTDISFTVHAGSALGIIGPSASGKSSLARAILGVWPAYRGSVRLDGAALDQWDSDALGKHIGYLPQDVELFAGTVAQNICRFAEDATPEAIVAAATAARVNDLILRLPNGYETEIGEGGTALSAGQRQRIALARALYGDPFLVVLDEPNSNLDAEGEQALSEAIMSVRARGGIVVVVAHRPSALASADLVLMMQDGRMQAFGPKDEVLGKVLRRERAQQAERPAPLKIVGDGQEVAK comes from the coding sequence GTGCCTAAATCAAGAGCAGCTTCAAATCGAAAGAGCATCGAGCCCGCGGATGCGTTGCGCGACTGCCGCGCGGCCTTCATCGGCGTTGGTATCGCCAGTGCGCTCGTCAACGTTCTCTATCTCACCGGCTCGTTCTTCATGCTCGAAGTCTACGACCGGGTGCTGCCGAGCCGAAGCATTCCCTCGCTGGTCGCACTCTCTTTCCTGGCACTGCTGCTCTATGGCTTCCAGGGCGCGTTCGAGCTGATCCGCGGACGCATGCTGGTGCGTATCGCCGGTGCCCTCGACGAAACGATGAGCGGCCGGATCTACCGGGCGCTGGTCAAGGCACCCTTGAAGCTGAGGATACAGGGGGATGGCCTGCAGGCGCTGCGCGATTTCGACCAGGTGCGGTCCTTCCTGTCGGGCGCCGGTCCGGCGGCCCTTTTCGACCTGCCGTGGCTGCCCTTCTATATCGCCATCTGCTTTCTCTTCCATCCCGTCATCGGCTACATAGCAATCGGCGGCGGGCTGATCCTCACGCTTCTGACCTATCTCACCAATAGCGGCACCCAGGCGCCGGCCAAGAAGGCGGCGGAGGCGGGAGGCATGCGCAATGCCTTCGCCCAGGCGTCCCAGCGCAATGCCGAGGTCGTCCAGGCCATGGGCATGGCCGGCCGCATGACCGACCTCTGGGAACGGCGCAACGAGGAGTTCCGCCTGGAAAACCGTCGCACGTCCGATATCGGCAACGGTTACGGCGCGGTGTCGAAGGTCTTCCGCATGGCGTTGCAGTCGGGTGTGCTGGCGGCGGGCGCGGTTCTGGTGATCAAGGGCCAGGCCTCGCCGGGCATCATCATCGCCGGCTCCATCCTGACCGCACGCGCGCTTGCGCCCGTGGAACTCGCCATCGGCAACTGGCGTGGTCTTGTCTCCGCGCGGCAGAGCTGGCAACGGCTGAAGGAACTGCTTAAGGCGCTGCCGGAGGCCGAGGCGCCGCTGGCACTGCCTGCCCCGCGCGACCGCCTGAGTGTCGAGGGACTGGCGAGCGGGCCGCCGGCGGCCCAGCGGTTGATCTTCACCGACATCAGTTTCACCGTTCACGCCGGCAGTGCGCTCGGCATCATCGGCCCGAGCGCGTCGGGCAAGTCGTCGCTTGCCCGTGCCATCCTTGGCGTTTGGCCCGCCTATCGCGGTTCCGTGCGCCTTGACGGCGCGGCTCTCGACCAGTGGGACAGCGATGCTCTCGGCAAGCACATCGGCTACCTGCCGCAGGACGTGGAGCTTTTCGCCGGAACGGTTGCACAGAACATCTGCCGTTTCGCCGAGGACGCGACGCCCGAGGCGATCGTCGCGGCGGCCACCGCGGCGCGCGTCAACGACCTCATCCTTCGCCTTCCGAACGGCTATGAAACCGAGATCGGCGAGGGGGGCACGGCGCTTTCGGCCGGACAGCGCCAGCGCATAGCCCTTGCCAGGGCGCTTTATGGGGATCCCTTCCTGGTCGTGCTCGATGAGCCCAATTCCAACCTCGACGCCGAAGGCGAGCAGGCGCTCAGCGAGGCGATCATGAGTGTTCGCGCCCGCGGCGGCATCGTCGTCGTTGTTGCGCATCGGCCGAGCGCGCTTGCGAGCGCCGACCTCGTCCTGATGATGCAGGATGGGCGCATGCAGGCCTTCGGCCCGAAGGATGAAGTGCTCGGCAAGGTTTTGCGCCGGGAACGCGCGCAGCAGGCGGAACGGCCGGCGCCGCTGAAGATTGTCGGTGACGGCCAGGAGGTGGCGAAATGA
- the dgoD gene encoding galactonate dehydratase, giving the protein MKITKLTTYIVPPRWLFLKIETDEGIVGWGEPVVEGRALTVEAAVHELADYLVGKDPFLIEDHWNVMYRGGFYRGGALHMSALAGIDQALWDIKGKALGQPIHQLLGGQCRDRIKVYSWIGGDRPSDVARNAKDVVARGFKAIKLNGCEEMQIVDSNEKIDKAVSTIGTIRDAIGPHVGIGVDFHGRVHRPMAKVLAKELEQFKLMFIEEPVLSENREALKEIANHSSTPIALGERLYSRWDFKSVLTDGYVDIIQPDLSHAGGITECRKIAAMAEAYDVALAPHCPLGPIALAACLQVDAVSYNAFIQEQSLGIHYNAGNDILDYISNKEVFRYEDGFVSIPQGPGLGVDVDEAYVIERAREGHRWRNPIWRHEDGSVAEW; this is encoded by the coding sequence ATGAAGATTACCAAGCTCACCACCTATATCGTTCCGCCGCGCTGGCTGTTTCTCAAGATCGAAACCGACGAGGGCATTGTCGGCTGGGGCGAGCCGGTGGTTGAAGGCCGCGCGCTGACGGTCGAGGCGGCCGTGCATGAACTCGCCGATTACCTCGTCGGCAAGGATCCGTTCCTGATCGAGGACCACTGGAACGTGATGTATCGCGGCGGCTTCTATCGTGGCGGCGCTTTGCATATGAGCGCTCTCGCCGGCATCGACCAGGCGCTCTGGGACATCAAGGGCAAGGCTCTCGGCCAGCCGATCCACCAGCTGCTCGGCGGCCAATGCCGCGACAGGATCAAGGTCTATTCGTGGATCGGCGGCGACCGGCCGAGCGACGTTGCGCGCAATGCCAAGGACGTCGTCGCCCGCGGCTTCAAGGCGATCAAGCTCAACGGCTGCGAAGAGATGCAGATCGTCGACAGCAACGAGAAGATCGACAAGGCCGTCTCGACCATCGGCACCATCCGCGACGCGATCGGCCCGCATGTCGGCATCGGCGTCGACTTCCATGGTCGCGTGCATCGGCCGATGGCCAAGGTACTCGCCAAGGAACTCGAGCAGTTCAAGCTGATGTTCATCGAGGAGCCGGTGCTGTCGGAAAACCGGGAGGCGCTGAAGGAGATCGCCAACCATTCGTCGACGCCGATCGCGCTTGGCGAGCGCCTCTATTCCCGCTGGGATTTCAAGTCGGTCCTGACCGATGGCTATGTCGACATCATCCAGCCCGATCTTTCGCATGCGGGCGGCATCACCGAGTGCCGCAAGATCGCGGCGATGGCGGAAGCCTATGACGTGGCGCTGGCGCCGCATTGCCCGCTGGGGCCGATCGCGCTCGCCGCCTGCCTTCAGGTCGATGCCGTCAGCTACAACGCCTTCATCCAGGAGCAGAGCCTCGGCATCCATTACAACGCCGGCAACGACATCCTCGATTACATCTCCAACAAGGAGGTGTTCCGCTACGAAGATGGTTTTGTGTCGATCCCGCAAGGGCCAGGCCTCGGTGTCGACGTCGACGAGGCCTATGTCATCGAGCGTGCGCGCGAAGGCCATCGCTGGCGCAATCCGATCTGGCGCCACGAGGATGGTAGCGTCGCCGAGTGGTGA
- a CDS encoding DUF982 domain-containing protein — protein MHSFWWDKSVRLELGDAGKFRDVKSTREAVECLMLRWPHQDGRALAAAKRVCLQALEGKVKTERARRAFIKAAEEAHISIRSQ, from the coding sequence ATGCACAGTTTCTGGTGGGACAAGAGTGTCCGGTTGGAACTCGGTGACGCAGGCAAATTTCGCGACGTGAAAAGCACGCGCGAGGCCGTCGAGTGCCTGATGCTGCGGTGGCCCCATCAGGACGGGCGCGCCCTTGCCGCTGCAAAACGCGTCTGCCTGCAGGCGCTCGAGGGCAAGGTCAAGACCGAGAGGGCACGAAGGGCATTTATCAAGGCTGCCGAAGAGGCGCACATCTCCATCCGGAGCCAATAG
- a CDS encoding DUF475 domain-containing protein, with the protein MIRPRSHSPALGYFRWAFIVTALGLLLGVWLGWQSTGTFSGTMTVFFICAVLAVLEISLSFDNAIVNANKLKDMTPAWQHRFLTWGIIIAVFGMRIVFPLLIVVIAANIGPIDAVILAAVRPEEYARIMNDAHLPIAAFGGTFLMMVGLTYFFDQEKDVHWIAWLERKMARFATIKGIEIALVLSVILAFSTLLEAEHVHTFVYASIYGLLTFLIVEVVGGLLDASQQTMSAAAKGGFGAFLYLEVLDASFSFDGVIGAFALTQNLFIIAIGLGIGAMYVRSMTVMLVEKGTLNEFRYLEHGAFYAILILSVVMYFQTLIHIPEVITGLGGAGLIGLSLWSSIRHNRRDAEAREDQPHARFRVEA; encoded by the coding sequence ATGATCCGGCCCCGTTCGCACTCGCCCGCACTCGGTTATTTCAGATGGGCCTTCATCGTAACGGCCCTCGGTCTGCTGCTTGGCGTCTGGCTCGGCTGGCAGTCGACCGGTACGTTCAGCGGCACGATGACTGTCTTCTTCATTTGTGCGGTGCTCGCTGTCCTCGAAATCTCGCTCTCCTTCGACAACGCCATCGTCAACGCCAACAAGCTCAAGGACATGACACCGGCCTGGCAGCATAGGTTTCTGACCTGGGGCATCATCATTGCCGTCTTCGGCATGCGCATCGTCTTTCCGCTGCTGATCGTCGTCATAGCCGCCAATATCGGGCCGATCGACGCGGTAATCCTTGCGGCGGTCCGCCCCGAAGAATACGCCCGCATCATGAACGACGCGCATCTGCCGATCGCCGCCTTCGGCGGAACGTTCCTGATGATGGTCGGTCTCACCTACTTCTTCGATCAGGAGAAGGATGTGCACTGGATCGCCTGGCTGGAGCGCAAGATGGCGCGCTTCGCAACGATCAAGGGCATCGAAATCGCCCTTGTCCTGAGCGTCATCCTGGCGTTCTCGACCTTGCTCGAAGCCGAGCACGTGCACACCTTCGTCTATGCCAGCATCTATGGTCTGCTCACCTTCCTCATCGTCGAGGTCGTCGGCGGTCTGCTCGATGCTTCGCAACAGACGATGAGCGCGGCGGCGAAGGGCGGTTTCGGTGCGTTCCTCTACCTGGAAGTGCTCGATGCCAGCTTTTCGTTCGACGGTGTCATCGGCGCCTTCGCCTTGACGCAGAACCTGTTCATCATCGCGATTGGCCTCGGCATTGGCGCCATGTATGTCCGCTCGATGACGGTCATGCTGGTCGAGAAGGGCACGCTCAACGAATTTCGCTACCTGGAGCATGGTGCTTTCTATGCGATCCTGATCCTTTCGGTGGTGATGTACTTCCAGACGTTGATCCACATTCCGGAGGTCATTACCGGTCTCGGTGGCGCCGGCCTCATCGGTCTCTCGCTCTGGTCGTCGATCCGTCACAATCGGCGCGACGCGGAGGCCCGTGAGGACCAGCCGCACGCGCGGTTTCGCGTCGAGGCGTAA
- a CDS encoding NAD(P)H-dependent oxidoreductase — MKVLLVFAHPEPRSLNGALRDVAIKELQAQGHEVRMSDLYAERWKSEVDHADFRSLVPDARLKVAKASGEAFATNALTEDVKAEHEKLLWADILILQFPLWWYSMPAILKGWVDRVYAYGFAYGVGEHSDKYWGNRFGEGTLAGKRAMLLVTTGGWEEHYSARGVNGPIDDLLFPINHGILFYPGYDVLPPFVAYRVDRLDEAGFHAAAERLRERMRTLDSTPPIPYRRQNGGDYVIPSLQLRPGLGDPGASGFALHLNGADEADRSSPLGMRAASGR; from the coding sequence ATGAAAGTTCTACTCGTCTTCGCCCATCCCGAACCGCGTTCGCTCAACGGCGCGCTGCGCGACGTCGCCATCAAGGAGTTACAGGCCCAAGGCCACGAGGTGCGGATGTCGGACCTCTATGCCGAGCGCTGGAAATCCGAGGTCGATCATGCCGATTTTCGATCGCTGGTCCCCGACGCGCGTTTGAAAGTTGCGAAGGCCTCGGGAGAAGCTTTCGCCACCAACGCTCTGACCGAAGACGTAAAAGCCGAGCACGAGAAGCTGCTGTGGGCCGACATCCTGATCCTGCAGTTCCCGCTGTGGTGGTACAGCATGCCGGCGATCCTGAAAGGCTGGGTGGATCGGGTGTATGCCTACGGCTTCGCCTATGGTGTCGGCGAGCACAGCGACAAATATTGGGGCAACCGCTTCGGAGAAGGGACCCTTGCGGGCAAACGCGCGATGTTGCTCGTCACCACTGGCGGCTGGGAGGAACATTACTCCGCCCGCGGGGTCAACGGTCCGATCGACGACCTCTTATTCCCGATCAATCACGGGATCCTCTTTTATCCGGGTTACGACGTGCTTCCGCCGTTCGTCGCCTATCGGGTCGATCGTCTCGATGAGGCTGGCTTCCATGCAGCGGCCGAACGGCTGCGCGAGAGGATGCGAACGCTCGATTCCACGCCGCCTATTCCCTATCGGCGGCAGAACGGCGGAGACTATGTGATCCCAAGCCTTCAGCTTCGACCTGGTCTGGGCGATCCGGGCGCGAGCGGCTTCGCGCTCCATCTGAACGGAGCAGACGAAGCCGACCGGTCTAGTCCTCTCGGAATGCGTGCCGCATCTGGTCGGTGA
- a CDS encoding SDR family oxidoreductase yields MGNRLDGKRIVITGAAQGIGLAIAEIFHGEGASLFLIDRDGPLLEKEAERLQAEGGTVSSAVADIADAPAIAAAFTRAEKTIGRPNALVNNAGINVFAEPLATSDADWQRCFDVNLKGTWNCCKAALPGMIEAGGGVILNIASTHAFTIIPHTFPYPVAKHALIGMTKSLGIEYASKGIRVNALAPGYVLTQKVIDYWNSFPDPAAAEAETMKLHPGGRIATAEEIARAALFMISDECTFMNATCLTVDGGLSVLHHPA; encoded by the coding sequence ATGGGCAACCGGCTCGATGGCAAACGCATCGTCATAACGGGCGCGGCGCAGGGCATTGGCCTCGCCATCGCCGAGATCTTCCACGGCGAGGGTGCCAGCCTGTTCCTGATCGATCGCGATGGGCCGCTTCTGGAAAAGGAAGCAGAAAGACTCCAGGCTGAGGGCGGCACGGTCTCCTCGGCGGTCGCCGACATTGCCGATGCTCCCGCAATCGCGGCGGCCTTTACCAGGGCGGAGAAAACCATCGGGCGCCCCAACGCGCTGGTCAATAATGCCGGCATCAACGTCTTCGCGGAACCGCTGGCGACGAGCGATGCGGACTGGCAACGCTGCTTCGACGTGAACCTCAAGGGCACCTGGAATTGCTGCAAGGCGGCGCTTCCGGGCATGATTGAGGCGGGCGGCGGGGTCATCCTCAACATCGCCTCGACACATGCCTTCACCATCATTCCGCACACCTTCCCCTATCCCGTTGCCAAGCATGCACTCATCGGCATGACGAAGTCGCTTGGGATCGAATATGCATCGAAGGGAATCCGCGTGAACGCCCTGGCCCCGGGCTATGTGCTAACCCAGAAGGTGATCGACTACTGGAATAGCTTCCCCGATCCGGCAGCGGCCGAAGCGGAAACGATGAAGCTGCATCCGGGCGGGCGCATCGCCACCGCCGAAGAGATCGCCCGCGCCGCCCTGTTCATGATTTCCGATGAGTGCACCTTCATGAATGCCACCTGCCTGACGGTCGATGGCGGTCTCAGCGTGCTGCATCATCCAGCCTGA
- a CDS encoding arabinose ABC transporter substrate-binding protein: MRFIKAAILAGTVAVFAATSAFAADVKIGFIVKQPEEPWFQDEWKFADVAAKEKGFTLVKIGAEDGEKVQSAIDNLGAQGAQGFIVCTPDVKLGPGIVAKAAANDLKLMTVDDRLVNADGSPIEDVPHMGISATKIGEAVGQAIVDEIKKRGWDMKEVGAIRVSYDQLPTAVDRVEGALSVLKANGFPEANIFDAPQAKTDTEAALNASTIVLNKNAGIKKWVAVGLNDEAVLGAVRATESVGIPADSMIGVGIGGAESAINEFKKPAATGFFGTVIISPKRHGYETALNMYEWIANEKEPEKLILTAGQLALRDNYEAVRKELGIE, encoded by the coding sequence ATGCGCTTCATCAAGGCAGCCATTCTGGCTGGTACCGTCGCCGTATTCGCCGCCACTTCGGCATTCGCCGCCGACGTCAAGATCGGCTTCATCGTCAAACAGCCCGAGGAGCCGTGGTTCCAGGACGAATGGAAGTTTGCGGACGTTGCCGCCAAGGAAAAAGGCTTCACGCTGGTCAAGATTGGCGCCGAAGACGGCGAGAAGGTCCAGTCGGCCATCGACAATCTCGGGGCCCAGGGCGCACAGGGCTTCATCGTTTGCACGCCCGACGTCAAGCTCGGCCCGGGCATCGTCGCCAAGGCTGCCGCCAACGACCTCAAGCTGATGACCGTCGACGACCGCCTGGTCAACGCCGACGGCAGTCCGATCGAAGATGTGCCGCACATGGGGATCTCGGCCACCAAGATCGGCGAGGCCGTCGGCCAGGCGATCGTCGACGAGATCAAGAAGCGCGGCTGGGACATGAAGGAGGTCGGGGCGATCCGTGTCTCCTACGACCAGTTGCCGACCGCCGTCGACCGCGTCGAAGGCGCCCTTTCCGTTCTCAAGGCCAACGGTTTCCCGGAAGCCAACATCTTCGACGCGCCGCAGGCAAAGACCGATACGGAGGCCGCACTCAACGCCTCGACGATCGTGCTCAACAAGAACGCCGGCATCAAGAAATGGGTCGCAGTCGGCCTCAATGACGAAGCGGTGCTCGGCGCCGTGCGCGCCACCGAATCCGTCGGCATTCCCGCCGACAGCATGATCGGCGTCGGCATCGGCGGCGCGGAGTCGGCGATCAACGAGTTCAAGAAGCCCGCCGCCACCGGCTTCTTCGGCACCGTCATCATCTCGCCGAAGCGTCACGGCTACGAAACCGCGCTCAATATGTACGAGTGGATTGCCAACGAGAAGGAGCCGGAAAAGCTGATCCTGACCGCCGGCCAGCTCGCGCTTCGCGACAATTACGAAGCCGTCCGCAAGGAACTCGGCATCGAGTAA
- a CDS encoding universal stress protein, which translates to MFRNILIPTDGSPLATLALDAGIAFAKEAEAKITVLTVTEPFHLFSTNTEQLASTKEEYEALARQHAGEILAAAVAKSEHVGVPCESDHARSHEVYRAIIKKADDIGADLIIMASHGRGGVGALVIGSVAAKVLTHSTIPVLIYRKK; encoded by the coding sequence ATGTTCCGCAACATTCTCATCCCCACCGACGGTTCGCCGCTCGCTACGCTCGCCCTGGACGCCGGCATTGCCTTTGCAAAGGAAGCCGAAGCGAAGATCACGGTGTTGACTGTGACGGAGCCGTTTCACCTCTTTTCGACCAATACCGAACAGCTCGCCAGCACGAAGGAAGAATATGAAGCGCTGGCCCGTCAGCACGCCGGGGAAATACTTGCTGCCGCCGTGGCCAAGTCTGAGCATGTCGGCGTGCCGTGCGAATCCGATCACGCCCGTAGCCACGAGGTCTATCGTGCGATCATCAAGAAAGCGGACGATATCGGCGCCGATCTCATCATCATGGCGTCGCACGGCCGTGGCGGCGTCGGCGCCCTGGTCATCGGTAGCGTCGCCGCAAAAGTGCTGACGCATTCGACGATCCCCGTGCTCATCTACAGGAAAAAGTAG
- a CDS encoding DUF982 domain-containing protein, protein MYEIPWKAPVSISMLDGRCRTVIGPLDAMKCLQSEWPVRGGAYYSYAVRTCEAALKRQKSPSEARAAFICASREAFLTILAGPAPEGRTNGFRPLE, encoded by the coding sequence ATGTACGAAATTCCCTGGAAGGCGCCGGTCAGTATCAGCATGCTGGACGGGAGATGTCGCACGGTCATCGGTCCGCTCGACGCAATGAAGTGTCTGCAGAGCGAATGGCCCGTTCGCGGTGGCGCCTATTACAGCTATGCGGTGCGCACCTGCGAGGCGGCGCTTAAACGCCAGAAAAGCCCGAGCGAAGCACGCGCGGCCTTCATTTGCGCTTCGCGGGAGGCCTTTCTGACGATCCTCGCAGGTCCGGCGCCGGAGGGCAGAACCAATGGATTCCGGCCCCTGGAATGA
- a CDS encoding HlyD family type I secretion periplasmic adaptor subunit gives MSDGKKEMPSARRSLGRHMIAVSTLAIALVVGVGGWAATTELSSAVVAGGVVVVDDNVKKVQHLTGGIVGELLVREGDRVNAGQVLIRLDGTTVRANLAIVESSLAQLYARRARLQAERIGAVSFEVDKDLDKFISSAAATKLVDGEQRLFASRRSALIGMKDQLASRKAQLADEIEGLTVQLQAIEDALKLIAEELTGVDSLYGQGLVPMQRVTTLKRQRAELEGDRGQRIAARAQARGKSSEIDLQILQLDEDRRTEISKELTDVEAKIAEYEERRTAASDQLRRLDITAPLSGRVYQLAIHTVNGVVNPGETLMLVVPEADDLTVEARVATHDIDQIHVGQPVEIRFSAFNQRTTPEVEAEVATIAPDLVTDERTGASYYPLRIRPKQESLAKLKGLSLYPGMPAEVFIKIADRTVISYLTKPLTDQMRHAFRED, from the coding sequence ATGAGCGACGGGAAAAAAGAGATGCCGAGCGCCCGCCGCTCGCTCGGGCGCCATATGATCGCGGTCTCCACGCTGGCTATCGCCCTTGTCGTCGGCGTGGGCGGCTGGGCGGCGACGACGGAGTTGTCGAGCGCGGTCGTTGCCGGTGGCGTCGTCGTCGTCGACGACAATGTCAAAAAGGTCCAGCACCTCACCGGGGGGATCGTCGGTGAACTCCTGGTCCGCGAGGGAGACCGGGTCAATGCGGGGCAGGTGCTGATCCGTCTCGACGGCACCACCGTTCGCGCCAATCTGGCGATTGTCGAAAGCTCGCTGGCGCAACTCTATGCCCGCCGTGCCCGCCTTCAGGCGGAGCGCATCGGTGCCGTCTCTTTCGAGGTCGATAAGGATCTCGACAAATTCATCTCCAGTGCTGCGGCGACAAAGCTTGTCGATGGCGAGCAGAGGCTTTTTGCCAGCCGTCGGTCGGCGCTCATCGGCATGAAGGACCAGCTTGCCTCCCGTAAAGCGCAACTGGCCGACGAGATCGAGGGGCTTACCGTCCAGCTGCAGGCGATCGAGGACGCGCTCAAGCTGATCGCGGAGGAACTGACCGGCGTCGATTCGCTCTACGGCCAGGGCCTGGTGCCGATGCAGCGTGTTACGACGCTGAAGCGCCAGCGCGCCGAACTCGAGGGCGATCGCGGACAGCGCATCGCCGCCCGCGCCCAGGCACGCGGCAAGTCGAGCGAGATCGACCTGCAGATCCTCCAGCTCGACGAGGATCGGCGCACGGAAATCTCCAAGGAGCTGACGGATGTCGAGGCGAAGATCGCCGAATACGAGGAGCGGCGGACCGCCGCATCCGACCAGTTGCGTCGGCTCGATATTACCGCGCCGCTTTCGGGCCGGGTCTATCAGCTCGCCATTCACACGGTAAACGGCGTGGTCAATCCCGGCGAGACGCTGATGCTCGTCGTGCCCGAGGCCGACGACCTGACGGTGGAGGCCCGGGTTGCGACCCATGACATCGATCAGATCCATGTCGGCCAGCCGGTCGAAATCCGCTTCAGCGCCTTCAATCAGCGCACGACGCCGGAGGTCGAGGCGGAGGTGGCAACCATCGCGCCGGACCTCGTCACCGACGAGCGCACCGGCGCCAGCTATTACCCTTTGCGCATCCGGCCGAAGCAGGAGAGCCTCGCCAAGCTCAAGGGGCTCTCGCTTTATCCCGGCATGCCGGCCGAGGTATTCATCAAGATCGCCGATCGCACGGTGATCTCCTACCTGACAAAGCCGCTCACCGACCAGATGCGGCACGCATTCCGAGAGGACTAG
- a CDS encoding FadR/GntR family transcriptional regulator, with product MAAEGQEHQGIVAERLQRRPRVQKNITRAIASDICAEIFPVGTFLPRENDLCERYGVSRTVIRESLKILESKGMVRGRSRVGTVVCNKEEWNILDSQVLEWIGERIFEFDLLNCILEARRAIEPAAAEFAAERATVQEIADLERAWRDMRDGERDVADFTEADVAFHTCLLKASHNQVFLQLVGIIQAALKFSLHASNEAAERRDEAIDIHGELVEALRMRDKAGARECSMRMLDLAARDLAAAVKRHRPSGAGLLNNP from the coding sequence ATGGCAGCGGAAGGGCAGGAGCATCAGGGTATCGTGGCGGAACGGCTGCAGCGCCGTCCGCGCGTCCAGAAGAACATCACGCGGGCCATTGCCTCCGACATCTGCGCCGAGATCTTTCCGGTCGGTACGTTCCTGCCTCGCGAAAACGATCTTTGCGAGCGTTATGGCGTCAGCCGCACCGTGATCCGGGAATCGTTGAAGATCCTAGAATCGAAGGGCATGGTGCGCGGCCGTTCCCGCGTCGGCACGGTCGTCTGCAACAAGGAAGAGTGGAACATTCTCGATTCGCAGGTTCTCGAATGGATCGGCGAGCGCATCTTCGAATTCGATCTGCTGAACTGCATCCTGGAAGCGCGCCGGGCAATCGAGCCGGCGGCGGCGGAATTTGCTGCCGAGCGCGCGACGGTGCAGGAAATCGCCGATCTTGAACGCGCCTGGCGCGATATGCGTGACGGCGAGCGCGACGTCGCGGACTTCACGGAGGCCGACGTCGCCTTCCACACCTGCCTTCTGAAGGCGAGCCATAATCAGGTCTTCCTGCAACTCGTCGGCATCATCCAGGCCGCGCTCAAATTCTCGCTGCACGCTTCAAACGAAGCCGCCGAACGCCGGGATGAGGCCATCGACATCCATGGCGAGCTGGTGGAGGCATTGCGCATGCGCGACAAGGCGGGCGCGCGCGAATGCTCGATGCGCATGCTGGATCTTGCGGCACGCGACCTCGCGGCGGCCGTCAAACGGCACCGGCCCTCAGGCGCCGGTCTCCTGAACAACCCGTGA